The genomic stretch CCGGAGAAAGATGTCGCGCCCGCGGGCCGCGGTCACGTCCAGTGTGATGCCGCGCTTGTTGGTGTTCATGAAAAAGAACAGGCCGCTCTTTTCGAGATGCGGTTGATCTTGTGGGAACGGTCCCCACTGGCGGGAGAGGTCGCCGGTTCGAGGCGGCTCGACCTTGATGACCTCCGCACCATAGTCGGCAAACAGCTTGCCACAGTAGGGTGCCGACACCAGTTGACCCAACTCGAGGATGCGAATTCCTTCTAGCGCGCCGTCCATCTGTTCAGCCCTGTGCTCAGGAGTCTGTCCTTATTGGCAAATCCCGCCCAAGCAAGCAACGCTGCGGGGAGGAGACTTGCAGGTTCCTCATGGGATGCGCTGATCCCTTTCCGTTCAGACGAGAAAATTGCCGTAGCCGGTGGCGACGGGACGTTCCGGATCGTCCTGCCAAGCGATGACGCGGACGTGGGCGATGCGTTTGCCGAGCTTCACCACTTCCGCCCGAGCGGTCGAGTCCAAAGGCCCGGCGCTTCTGAGGTAGTTGACGTTGAAGTTGATCGGCTTCGGAATGCGGTCGCCGCCCATCTGGTGAATCAACTCCACCAGTGCCGCCATCTCCAGAAACGCGCCGACGACGCCGCCGTGAATTGCGGGCAACCGGCGGTTTCCAACTATGCCGTCACGGAAGGTCAGGTGTGTGATCCACCCTTCCCCGCTCGCCCTCGCCTCGATCCCGATCATGCGGGCATAGGGAATCCTGCTGACGACTTCGTCGGGTGTCATTGCTTACCCCTGCGCGGTCCCGGCAATCCGCTTCAGACGGGTACCGTTTCCAGAATGCCGGGCGGCATCGGGTTCGCCCCCAGCATGTAGGTCAACAACGAAGTCGCGAAGGGGTCGTCCCGATCGTCGTGGTAGGCGACGCCGCGGACGAAGGCGACGTTCTTGGTGACCCTGTAACAGTGGGCGTAGCCGAGGAGATCGCGGCCGGGTGTGGCGGGCCGCAGGTAATCCACCCGGAGGTCGATCGTTGCGATCGACTTCAGCTCGTCGAGGCTGCACATCACGGCGAGGCCACCCGCCTGATCCAGCAGCGTGGTGATCACGCCGCCGAAGACGACGCCACGGCTCGGGTCGCCGATGAGCTTTTCGTGAAAGGGGATCTTGAGCGTCGCCTTGCAGGGGCCTGCGTGCAGCGCGATCACGGGCAGTTCGCGGCAGTGCGGCACATGCTCCATGATGTGAGGGGGATTGTCCCCGAAAAACGCGCTGATGACGTAATTCTTTGCTTCCATGCGCCGAGTCGATATCCTGGACTCCGCGCCGTCCTACGTCAATGGCGGCAGGTACCACGGTCCCCTCGCGCATGGCTGGCGGGCACGCTGGCGCCCTCGTGCGGCGGGAAGGTTGTATCCAGCTAGCGAGCAAGGTATCGGTCCAAACCCATGGAGTTCGGTGGAATCACACTGGTGACCGGTGCGAGCGGGTTCATCGGCAGACACACCGTCGCACAACTTGTGGCGCGCGGCGTGCGGGTGCGGGCGACTGGGCTGCTCCTGCAAGAGAAGTCGTATTTCGATCGTTTGGGCGTGGAGTTCGTCGCGTCAGATCTGACCAGGCCGGAAACCCTGCCTCCTCTCTTCCGTGGGGTGGACCGGGTGTTTCACCTGGGAGCCATCTGCAACCTGTCAACACCCTATGAACGGCTGTATCCGATCAACGTGCTTGGGGTCGATCACATCACTCAGCTGGGGCTCGACGCGGGCGTGCGGAAATTCGTCCACGTCGGCTCGACCAGTGTGTACGGCCGCTACCGGGGAGTGCCGTTCACGGAAGATGCGCCGCGCCATCCCCAGGACGACTACGGAAGGAGCAAACAGGACGGTGAAGATGTGGTGTGGCGCCGCATCCGCGAGGGTTTGGCGGCGGTGATCACGCGCCCCTGCACGGTGTACGGGCCTGGGTGTAACGATGGCGCCGGCAAAGTGTTCTCACGCCGCACTTCGATCCTGGCCATTCCGGGAAGCGGCAAGCAGCGCCTGTCCAACGTGCGCGTCGAGGATGTCGCCGCGGCGGTGGTGCACCTCTCGCATTGCGATGATGCCGTCGGTAAGGCGTTCAACATCGTGGACGACAGCCATCCCACCGTCGAAGAGGCGCTGACGATAGCGGCACGGACGTTTGGCGCGCGTCCGCCGCGGCTGCATCTGCCCATTGGCATGGTCAGAGCGTTTGCCCGTGGGGATGGGCTCATTGCCAAGTTGCGGGGCCGGATTCCGGATCTGGAATACGATGCCGTGCGCTTCCTCAGCGACGATTACCTGGTGGACAACGCCGCGCTGAAAGCCACGGGTTACCGGTTCATCTATCCCGATTTCGAAACCTCGATACGGCAGCTGGTGCTGTCCTCTCCCTCGCTGTGCGGGGACTGTCGATAAATGACCGGCCGCTGGTTTCGTATACCGTATTTTCCGTGTGCTTCCGTAGCGGCGCAGCATGCTGCGCCCCTACATTCGGAGAAAATCGACAGTCCCTTCGCGGGACGGGTGGGGTGAGGGCTCTTCAACGACGCAAGGAGTACATCGCATGCAGGCAGTGGTGATCACGGGAATTGCCCAGGGGATGGGGCGCGAGGTGGCCAGGCTCTTGGCGCGGTCGCAGACGCCGGTGGCGGGCTTCGATGTCGATGTGGAGGGCATCGCGGTGCTGCAAGCCGAGCTGGAAAGGGTGGGCTGCCCTCATCTGTTGACGACGTTGAACATCACCGATCGCCGCGGGATTCTTCACTTCAGAGACATGGTGCTGGGGAAGTTTGGACGGGTCGATGCGGTGCTGTCGAACGTCGGCATCGGGTTCTTTGGCCCCTTCGAGGAAGTGGATCTGGGCAAGGCGCTCACGTGTCTGGAGATCAACGTGATTGGGACGGCGGCCATCTTTCAGGCCTTCATCCCATCGATGCGGGCGAACCGGTCAGGGAAGCTGATCGCCGTGTCGTCGCTGGTCGGGCAGATTCCGTTCCCGTTCGAGTCGATTTATTCGGCGAGCAAGTTCGCGGTCGAGGGGCTGGTGCTTTCCTTGCGTTACGAGGTGGAGCCGTTCGGCATCAAGGTCGCTTTGATCCAGCCAGCGCAGGTGTCCACGGCGTTTGCCGCCAAGATCCACCAGCGGCCCGCGCAAAGCTCGCCGTACTGGGAGCGGGTCGATCGTTTCATCAAGCGCGATGAGGAACTGATCAAGACTGCTCCGACTCCGGCGCAAGCCGCGGCTGAAATCGTCAAGGTGATCGGCGCAGCCAGTCCCAAGCTGCACAATCAGATCGATGCGAAGAGCAGACTGTTCCTGAGGCTCAACCGATTGCTGCCGCAGAGGATGCGTGACGCCCTCCTGCTGCGGCAGATGGACATCAACGTGTGACGGACAAGCGGACCGTCGCCTTCATTCCTCTTCGATCTGCGAATCGAAAAACTTGACCAGATTGCCGCGGTTCTCGGTGGTGTTGAACTCGATGGCGGCGCGCGGGTGCTGGTTGAGCATCCCTGTGATCATGTAGGGAATGTCGAATCCCCAGAGCAACTTCTCGCGCAACGGCTCGATGTGTTCCTGGATGCACTGGAGGACCGGTCGCAGTCGGTACTTGGGATTGTGCAGGAAGCCGATCAGCAGCTCGATGGGGCAATTGCCGGCGCCACGGCCGAGTCCGGCCATGCTGCCGTCGAGCAGGTTGGCGCCCATGATCACCGCCTCGATGGTGTTGGCGTACGCCAACTGCTGATTGTTGTGGGCGTGCATGCCGATGGTCTTGCCACGCGGCCCCGCCAGACGAAAGAATTTCTCCAAGAGGTAGCGAATCTGCTCGCTGTAGAACGACCCGAAGCTGTCGACCAGATAAATGACATCCACCTCGGAATCCGCGAGAATGGCGATCGCCTCGTCCAGCTCCCACTCCGGGATGGTCGAAGCCGCCATCAGGTTCAGCGTGGTTTCATAGCCTTTGTCGTGGGCGTCCTTGATCATGTCCAGGGCGACGGGGATCTGATGGATGTAGGTGGCAATCCGGATCATGTTCAGCACGCTCTGGCTGCGGGGCAGGATGTCCTCGTGATAATCGGTGCGTTCCGCATCGGCCATGACCGAGAGCTTCAACGGCGTATCATTGTCGCCGACGACGCGGCGCAGGTCGTCCTCGTTGCAAAATTTCCATTTCCCATATTGCGGTCCCACGAAGATGCGCTGGGACGCTTTGTATCCGAGCTCCATGTAATCGATGCCAGCTTGGACGCACGCCGCGTACACAGCCCGTACGGTCTTCTCTTCGAACTGGTGGTTATTCATGAGGCCGCCGTCGCGAATGGTGCAGTCCAGGATCTTGATTTCCGGGCGATACGTAAGCCACCGGCGGGCTGAGCCCTCTTGCTCTTTACTCGTTTTTGCTTCCACGGTTTGGTCTCCTGCGCCAGGGCTGGCTTCAAGTGCCAACCCCTGCAATTCAGATGAAACGATTGACATTCCCCAGCCGAAAAAGCAA from Candidatus Binatia bacterium encodes the following:
- a CDS encoding NAD-dependent epimerase/dehydratase family protein, with the translated sequence MEFGGITLVTGASGFIGRHTVAQLVARGVRVRATGLLLQEKSYFDRLGVEFVASDLTRPETLPPLFRGVDRVFHLGAICNLSTPYERLYPINVLGVDHITQLGLDAGVRKFVHVGSTSVYGRYRGVPFTEDAPRHPQDDYGRSKQDGEDVVWRRIREGLAAVITRPCTVYGPGCNDGAGKVFSRRTSILAIPGSGKQRLSNVRVEDVAAAVVHLSHCDDAVGKAFNIVDDSHPTVEEALTIAARTFGARPPRLHLPIGMVRAFARGDGLIAKLRGRIPDLEYDAVRFLSDDYLVDNAALKATGYRFIYPDFETSIRQLVLSSPSLCGDCR
- a CDS encoding PaaI family thioesterase — its product is MTPDEVVSRIPYARMIGIEARASGEGWITHLTFRDGIVGNRRLPAIHGGVVGAFLEMAALVELIHQMGGDRIPKPINFNVNYLRSAGPLDSTARAEVVKLGKRIAHVRVIAWQDDPERPVATGYGNFLV
- a CDS encoding SDR family NAD(P)-dependent oxidoreductase; this translates as MQAVVITGIAQGMGREVARLLARSQTPVAGFDVDVEGIAVLQAELERVGCPHLLTTLNITDRRGILHFRDMVLGKFGRVDAVLSNVGIGFFGPFEEVDLGKALTCLEINVIGTAAIFQAFIPSMRANRSGKLIAVSSLVGQIPFPFESIYSASKFAVEGLVLSLRYEVEPFGIKVALIQPAQVSTAFAAKIHQRPAQSSPYWERVDRFIKRDEELIKTAPTPAQAAAEIVKVIGAASPKLHNQIDAKSRLFLRLNRLLPQRMRDALLLRQMDINV
- a CDS encoding aldolase catalytic domain-containing protein: MNNHQFEEKTVRAVYAACVQAGIDYMELGYKASQRIFVGPQYGKWKFCNEDDLRRVVGDNDTPLKLSVMADAERTDYHEDILPRSQSVLNMIRIATYIHQIPVALDMIKDAHDKGYETTLNLMAASTIPEWELDEAIAILADSEVDVIYLVDSFGSFYSEQIRYLLEKFFRLAGPRGKTIGMHAHNNQQLAYANTIEAVIMGANLLDGSMAGLGRGAGNCPIELLIGFLHNPKYRLRPVLQCIQEHIEPLREKLLWGFDIPYMITGMLNQHPRAAIEFNTTENRGNLVKFFDSQIEEE
- a CDS encoding PaaI family thioesterase, translating into MEAKNYVISAFFGDNPPHIMEHVPHCRELPVIALHAGPCKATLKIPFHEKLIGDPSRGVVFGGVITTLLDQAGGLAVMCSLDELKSIATIDLRVDYLRPATPGRDLLGYAHCYRVTKNVAFVRGVAYHDDRDDPFATSLLTYMLGANPMPPGILETVPV